Proteins from one Acropora muricata isolate sample 2 chromosome 9, ASM3666990v1, whole genome shotgun sequence genomic window:
- the LOC136929795 gene encoding ATP-dependent RNA helicase DHX33-like, translated as MYPRIKRSLSEEGSSSAKRTYFRSFSVSGAFGNGTSQRETNGQTKHHPSANQHYQQTTHSSTKKQRFNLPIYAGRTAIIAEVRMKESVIIVGETGSGKTTQIPQYLHEDRLTKLGAIACTQPRRVAAISIAQRVAKEMSVQVGEEVGYTVRFEDVTSEKTRVKYMTDGMLLREAISDPLLLRYAVVILDEAHERTVHTDVLFGVVKSAQKMRKENNQKPLKIVVMSATLEADHFSRYFNGAKVLYIEGRQHPIQMMYAVEQQKDYVHAALVTIMQLHQEMPPGGDILVFLTGQDEIESLAKLVTDCAQHCTPDCMELLVCPMFAALPSQHQMKVFISAPSGKRKVILATNIAETSITIPGVKYVIDTGFVKGKAFHPKTGLDMLRVQPVSKAQARQRTGRAGRETSGVCYRLYTEEQFDELKETTIPEIQRCNIATVLLQLMALGITDVANFDFLDRPPQDAIDNALEQLIVLGAVRKASDCYELMPLGRQMADFPLEPRLAKVILSSQQFNCSEEIITIVALLSVDSLTYTPQNKRDHAIAVRKKFTSSEGDQMTLLNIYRAYNSVNGNKEWCQQHFINSQTVKQVMDIRKQLREICVRMNIPFNSCGKETANIRQTLARGLFMNAAELQPEGTYQTVSHRQPVAIHPTSSLFGLKPQFVVYNELVHTSKCYMRDVCCVDPSWLRDAAPNYFKEHRLHSQPTAIYS; from the exons ATGTATCCTAGAATAAAAAGATCCCTCTCTGAAGAAGGAAGCTCTTCAGCAAAAAGGACTTATTTTCGATCGTTCTCAGTGTCGGGTGCTTTTGGCAATGGTACTTCACAGCGTGAAACCAATGGTCAGACAAAACATCACCCTAGCGCTAACCAGCATTACCAACAGACAACTCACTCTTCCACGAAAAAGCAGAGGTTTAACTTGCCCATCTACGCTGGGCGCACCGCAATAATTGCTGAAGTACGGATGAAAGAGAGCGTGATTATTGTCGGAGAAACGGGAAGTGGAAAGACAACCCAGATTCCTCAATATCTTCACGAAGATCGCTTGACCAAACTTGGAGCTATCGCATGCACTCAGCCTCGCCGGGTCGCTGCAATCAGCATCGCACAGAGGGTAGCTAAAGAAATGAGCGTCCAAGTGGGCGAAGAAGTTGGGTATACCGTGCGATTTGAAGACGTGACTTCCGAAAAAACTCGTGTAAAGTACATGACCGATGGTATGCTATTGAGAGAGGCAATCAGCGACCCTTTGCTTCTCAGATATGCCGTTGTAATTTTAGATGAAGCACACGAGAGGACTGTCCATACCGATGTCCTGTTTGGGGTTGTGAAATCTGCTCAAAAAATGCGcaaagaaaacaatcaaaagcCTCTTAAAATTGTTGTTATGTCTGCCACTTTGGAAGCTGATCATTTCTCGCGTTACTTCAATGGTGCAAAGGTATTGTACATTGAAGGTCGCCAGCATCCCATACAAATGATGTATGCTGTGGAGCAACAGAAAGATTATGTTCATGCAGCACTTGTGACAATCATGCAGCTACATCAAGAGATGCCGCCTGG TGGGGATATTCTTGTTTTCCTAACTGGTCAGGATGAAATTGAATCTTTAGCAAAACTGGTAACTGACTGTGCACAACACTGTACCCCAG ATTGCATGGAACTTCTTGTCTGCCCAATGTTTGCTGCTCTCCCATCACAACATCAAATGAAAGTTTTCATCTCTGCTCCAAGTGGTAAAAGGAAAGTTATTCTGGCAACAAACATTGCAGAAACATCAATCACCATTCCTGGAGTCAAATATGTAATTGACACAGGGTTTGTCAAAGGAAAAG CTTTTCACCCCAAAACTGGCCTGGACATGCTCCGGGTGCAACCAGTTTCAAAAGCACAAGCAAGGCAGCGCACAGGGAGAGCTGGTCGTGAAACAAGCGGAGTGTGTTATCGACTCTACACAGAGGAGCAGTTTGATGAGCTGAAGGAGACAACAATCCCTGAAATTCAGAGATGTAATATAGCTACTGTTCTTCTACAGTTGATGGCTCTAGGGATAACAGATGTTGCCAATTTTGACTTCCTCGATCGTCCGCCACAAGATGCCATAGACAACGCCTTGGAACAATTGATAGTGCTTGGTGCTGTAAGAAAAGCCAGTGATTGCTACGAG TTGATGCCTCTGGGTCGTCAAATGGCCGACTTTCCCCTGGAACCTCGACTAGCTAAAGTCATCCTGTCTTCACAGCAGTTTAATTGCAGCGAGGAAATCATTACTATAGTAGCCCTTCTCTCAGTGGATTCTCTCACTTATACTCCACAAAACAAGCGCGATCATGCTATAGCGGTGCGCAAGAAATTCACTTCGTCCGAAGGAGACCAGATGACGCTGCTAAATATCTACAGAGCGTACAATTCTGTTAATGGGAATAAAGAATGGTGCCAACAGCATTTCATCAACTCGCAGACTGTTAAACAGGTCATGGACATAAGAAAACAACTGAGAGAGATATGTGTGCGAATGAATATTCCTTTTAATTCTTGCGGCAAAGAAACTGCGAACATAAGGCAAACTCTTGCCCGGGGATTGTTCATGAACGCGGCCGAGCTTCAGCCAGAGGGCACCTACCAGACCGTGTCGCATCGCCAGCCAGTCGCTATTCACCCGACGTCATCGTTGTTTGGATTGAAGCCTCAGTTTGTTGTGTACAATGAGCTTGTTCACACATCGAAGTGTTACATGCGTGATGTCTGTTGTGTGGATCCGTCATGGCTACGAGACGCTGCACCCAATTATTTCAAGGAACACAGATTGCATTCTCAACCCACAGCaatttattcttaa